Proteins found in one Lutimonas zeaxanthinifaciens genomic segment:
- a CDS encoding helix-turn-helix and ligand-binding sensor domain-containing protein, producing the protein MGGKFHIIFLSIFFVARLYSQDANSEFSDLNFNPGLTEYNISDFKSSEQFYGMEIDDNGILYFGNNDGVLVFDGERWQKVLLPNNSHVTSLVKSEAGDIYAGGFNEFGVVKRNTFGTFEFQSLKEKYNMGESNFDYLWQAHTFKEYILFRSFGELILLSSKGITHIKPKNFFVYSGVINGEFYAMDYDHGLMKFDSEKLGLVEFLSAANNDFNGITSFLPSSEADHFYLATKAGRIYSVNERDGSYNLWTSLFQNEIEELTTAVKFGKNYILGTDQSEILVLTQEGVLTRNHKAFSEISNATFVNFFVSDKTFWILKNNGISALEFDLPDIQLFDKSSVYDILIDKDKIYLGTSSGVFFSEFKIPLNTFDNLKFSKMPGLDGQVWSIDKIDQNIFVSGHNGLYRLKKDKLEILYGKDSFWKVIKVKSRPDILLASSYNGLYLLNLIDNQWEVTTKVQGFDESSRDILADNAKNTFWVCHGYKGVFKLKLEDNFDRVYSLEHFTDKNGLDSPFNINVTHYDNRIVFTTNTGIFQFDEKAQHFESYEPLNKILGREYNTTSIEKGRDRTWFVQNDQFGFFDNTKSNPKLQTSLFLNLKGKLNRSMESYLPLEKDKILIGANDGLYFYKIDSQAGDKVYHTVLTKVSYYSGDDKKWMNEKLDTASLFPGKIDVLRFEFATPGMALSVKREYQYKLNGIDSEWSDWTENNFKEYTYLGPGTYDFKVRSRNMNGQFGNEASSVFEVPESWYETNLFRISVFLIIAMVLITTFQIGQKRIRKQVQKEKDLSERSKRLLELEIEQLKLKQESQEIELAKNKLEEDLIAQQKELANYTMLLVKKKEILVDIYEDLKEFSQKLKNTVNRKTILGILSKIRQHRIGEEYMEVFDVNFERVHVDFFNKLLELNPELTKRELRLCAFVKLDLTNKEIAPLLNISVRGVETGRYRVRKKLKVQEKNFKVYLDGLSSELNEKTPV; encoded by the coding sequence TTGGGCGGGAAATTCCATATTATTTTCCTGTCTATTTTTTTTGTGGCCCGGCTTTATTCTCAGGATGCAAATAGTGAGTTTTCCGATTTGAATTTTAATCCAGGATTGACAGAATATAATATTTCCGATTTTAAATCGAGTGAACAATTTTATGGGATGGAGATAGATGATAATGGGATTCTTTATTTTGGCAATAATGATGGGGTACTTGTCTTTGATGGGGAACGCTGGCAAAAAGTATTGCTTCCGAACAATTCGCATGTCACAAGTCTTGTAAAATCTGAAGCTGGGGATATCTATGCAGGAGGGTTTAATGAGTTTGGTGTTGTGAAAAGAAATACTTTCGGAACCTTTGAGTTTCAATCACTCAAGGAAAAATATAATATGGGAGAATCAAATTTTGATTATTTGTGGCAGGCCCATACTTTTAAAGAATACATTCTTTTTAGGTCCTTTGGAGAGTTGATACTTTTATCCTCCAAAGGAATTACCCATATTAAGCCCAAAAACTTTTTTGTGTATTCGGGCGTGATCAACGGCGAGTTTTATGCCATGGATTATGATCACGGACTTATGAAATTTGACAGTGAAAAATTGGGGCTGGTCGAATTTCTTTCGGCTGCAAATAATGATTTTAACGGGATCACATCATTTCTTCCGTCATCTGAGGCCGATCATTTTTATCTGGCCACGAAGGCGGGCAGAATTTATTCCGTAAATGAGAGAGATGGATCGTATAATTTATGGACCTCACTATTTCAAAATGAAATTGAAGAGTTAACCACAGCGGTTAAGTTTGGAAAAAATTATATTCTGGGGACGGATCAGTCTGAAATTCTGGTCTTAACTCAAGAAGGGGTTTTGACCCGAAATCACAAAGCATTTTCTGAAATTTCGAACGCAACTTTTGTCAATTTTTTTGTTTCAGACAAAACCTTTTGGATTCTTAAAAACAATGGGATTTCTGCTCTTGAATTTGACCTCCCCGACATTCAGTTGTTTGATAAATCTTCTGTATATGATATTTTAATTGATAAGGATAAAATATATCTGGGAACGAGCTCGGGTGTATTTTTTTCAGAATTCAAAATACCTTTAAACACCTTTGATAATTTAAAGTTCTCAAAGATGCCCGGTCTCGATGGACAGGTATGGTCGATCGATAAAATTGATCAAAATATTTTTGTCAGTGGACATAATGGATTATATCGTTTAAAAAAAGATAAGTTAGAGATTTTATATGGGAAAGACTCTTTTTGGAAGGTGATCAAAGTGAAAAGCAGGCCCGATATTTTACTTGCTTCCAGTTACAATGGATTATACCTGCTAAATTTGATTGATAATCAGTGGGAGGTTACGACCAAGGTTCAGGGATTTGATGAATCGAGCAGGGATATTTTAGCAGACAATGCTAAAAACACTTTTTGGGTTTGCCACGGATATAAAGGGGTTTTTAAGTTGAAGCTCGAAGATAATTTTGACAGAGTGTATTCCCTGGAACATTTTACCGATAAGAATGGCCTGGATTCCCCTTTTAACATCAATGTTACCCATTATGACAACCGGATTGTTTTTACAACCAATACCGGGATCTTTCAATTTGACGAAAAGGCACAGCATTTTGAGTCTTATGAGCCTTTGAATAAAATATTAGGACGTGAATATAATACAACAAGTATTGAAAAAGGCAGGGACAGGACCTGGTTTGTGCAGAATGATCAATTTGGTTTTTTTGATAACACGAAGTCGAATCCAAAGCTTCAAACCAGTCTTTTCCTGAATTTAAAAGGTAAGCTTAACAGAAGTATGGAGTCTTATTTGCCCTTGGAAAAGGATAAGATTCTTATTGGTGCCAATGATGGCTTGTACTTCTATAAAATTGATTCTCAAGCTGGTGATAAAGTTTATCATACCGTTCTAACCAAGGTCAGTTATTACTCAGGAGATGATAAGAAATGGATGAATGAAAAGCTTGATACAGCAAGTTTGTTTCCCGGGAAAATAGATGTGCTGAGATTTGAATTTGCTACACCTGGAATGGCCTTATCCGTTAAGCGGGAGTATCAGTATAAATTGAATGGTATAGATTCCGAATGGTCAGACTGGACTGAAAATAATTTTAAGGAATACACCTATCTCGGCCCGGGAACTTATGATTTTAAGGTTCGGTCCAGGAATATGAATGGTCAGTTTGGAAATGAGGCATCCTCGGTATTTGAGGTTCCTGAATCCTGGTACGAAACCAACCTCTTTCGAATTTCGGTATTTTTGATTATCGCAATGGTCTTGATCACGACCTTTCAGATTGGCCAAAAAAGAATCAGGAAACAGGTACAAAAAGAGAAAGATTTATCCGAAAGGTCCAAACGGCTTCTTGAACTGGAAATTGAACAATTAAAACTAAAGCAGGAAAGTCAGGAAATCGAATTGGCAAAAAATAAATTGGAAGAAGATTTAATAGCACAACAGAAGGAACTTGCCAATTATACCATGCTTCTTGTAAAGAAAAAAGAGATCCTTGTTGATATTTATGAAGATCTCAAGGAATTTAGCCAAAAGCTAAAGAATACGGTCAATCGAAAAACCATCTTAGGAATTTTATCAAAGATCAGGCAACACAGAATCGGTGAGGAGTATATGGAGGTTTTTGATGTTAATTTTGAGAGGGTTCATGTAGATTTCTTTAACAAACTCCTTGAATTGAACCCAGAGTTGACTAAGAGGGAATTGAGACTTTGTGCCTTTGTTAAGTTGGATTTAACAAACAAGGAAATAGCGCCGCTTTTAAATATTTCAGTAAGAGGTGTTGAAACCGGAAGGTATCGGGTTAGAAAAAAATTAAAGGTTCAGGAGAAGAATTTTAAAGTATATCTCGATGGGTTATCCTCGGAATTAAACGAAAAAACCCCTGTATAA
- a CDS encoding carbohydrate-binding protein translates to MKIKLLLLFILFSGGLSWSQNLKTQDKKIIDSNGNEVILRGAGLGGWMLMEGYMMQSSDVADTQHEFRERLEALIGKQKTDEFFDAWLDNHVTKKDIDSLAKWGFNSVRLPMHYNLFTLPIEKEPVAGQNTWLDKGFTMVDDLLDWCEANQMYLILDLHAAPGGQGANAAISDFDPDKPSLWESEENQNKTVALWGKLAERYKDEPWMGGYDLLNEVNWNLPGGTQLRALYEAITTEIRKVDTNHIIFIEGNWFANDFTGLTPAWDDNMVYSFHKYWSFNDQASIQWVLDLRESENVPLWMGEAGENSNTWFQEAISLFEQNGIGWSWWPMKRIETTVSPYSIEFTQGYKDILEYWRNNAAKPSEAEAFSAMMELAQKTNSSSCEHHKDVLDAQFRQIVTDETKPFSKQTLPGTIYMSEYDMGKNNFAYYDIDAANYQLSTNSFQAWNSGWTYRNDGVDIERNEDAVNSNGYHVGFTNKGEWINYTVDIEETGLYKMEARIAGQNDGGEFHLSLNKEAITSIQTTSSTGGWTTFETQTVTDIALEKGVHTITFHIDGASSFNISSMTFSKSGNLDDLDAVVLNGELGLNESTVELTANQDLDETTINGSLDDFTLLVNDQEAQLTSVALAEGKKRTLVLEIDGKLLSGDEVKLSYKGTSVKTTSGKSLNTFEDLVLTNNLQERFAIPGKIEAENYSAMSGLQTEDTSDEGGGKNLGYTDPGDYADYLINVSETAKFTFIARAASQSAGGKIGIYLLNEDESESELLTLDLPVTGGWQNWQKVFGTIDLSEGHHTLRMKVLTGGFNLNYMEIKALDTDQDGVSDIEDECPNSNPGVEVNNKGCELFKIGYDNFTIMVEGETCRGNNNGRISVTAEKSFEYTATITGGSDASNNFTTETEFSSLEAGSYEICFTASEDEEFIRCFNVEVTQPEDLSVSSSLNRETSILTLKLSGSKNYLISLNGKEYNTSEESFSLTLEDSENHLVVKTDQDCQGEYKELIQFNSAPYLYPNPVRDYLYVSAGNLSSSEMEILIYDVTGKLVEKSSKRNQKRSIQIDTSMLSNGIFFVKIIHENQTFNYKILK, encoded by the coding sequence ATGAAAATAAAACTACTTCTTCTTTTTATTTTGTTTTCCGGGGGTCTTTCCTGGAGTCAAAACTTAAAAACCCAAGACAAAAAAATAATTGATTCCAATGGCAATGAGGTAATTCTCAGAGGAGCCGGTCTTGGTGGATGGATGCTTATGGAAGGCTATATGATGCAGTCTTCAGATGTAGCAGACACGCAACATGAGTTTAGAGAAAGACTCGAAGCCCTTATTGGTAAGCAAAAGACGGATGAATTCTTTGACGCCTGGCTGGATAACCATGTTACAAAAAAAGATATTGATTCTTTGGCTAAATGGGGTTTTAACAGCGTAAGGCTTCCCATGCACTACAATCTTTTCACGCTGCCCATTGAAAAAGAGCCGGTAGCAGGCCAAAATACTTGGCTTGATAAAGGCTTCACCATGGTCGATGATTTGTTAGACTGGTGCGAGGCCAATCAAATGTACCTGATCCTGGATCTGCATGCTGCTCCGGGTGGCCAGGGAGCTAATGCTGCAATTTCAGACTTCGATCCGGATAAACCCTCTTTATGGGAAAGCGAAGAGAACCAAAATAAAACTGTCGCGCTGTGGGGAAAACTAGCAGAAAGGTATAAAGACGAACCGTGGATGGGGGGGTATGACCTTCTTAATGAAGTCAACTGGAACCTTCCGGGAGGCACCCAGCTTAGAGCGCTCTATGAGGCAATAACCACTGAGATCAGGAAAGTTGATACCAATCATATTATTTTTATTGAAGGTAACTGGTTCGCTAACGACTTTACCGGATTGACTCCTGCATGGGATGACAACATGGTTTATAGTTTTCACAAGTACTGGTCTTTTAATGATCAGGCTTCGATTCAATGGGTTCTTGATTTGCGAGAGTCAGAAAATGTTCCTCTTTGGATGGGTGAAGCCGGTGAAAACTCCAACACCTGGTTCCAGGAAGCCATTTCTCTATTTGAGCAAAATGGTATTGGCTGGTCCTGGTGGCCGATGAAAAGAATTGAGACCACAGTGAGTCCTTACAGTATTGAATTTACTCAAGGCTATAAAGACATACTGGAATACTGGAGAAACAATGCAGCTAAACCGTCTGAGGCAGAGGCATTTTCAGCCATGATGGAACTCGCACAAAAAACGAACAGTAGTTCTTGCGAACACCACAAAGACGTGCTTGATGCTCAGTTCAGGCAAATTGTGACTGATGAAACCAAACCTTTCAGCAAACAGACCCTGCCGGGAACGATTTATATGTCAGAATACGACATGGGTAAAAACAATTTCGCGTACTATGACATTGATGCCGCCAATTACCAGCTCTCTACCAACAGCTTTCAGGCCTGGAATTCAGGATGGACCTATCGAAATGACGGAGTCGATATTGAACGAAATGAGGATGCCGTAAACAGTAATGGTTATCACGTTGGATTCACAAATAAAGGGGAATGGATCAACTATACGGTTGATATAGAGGAAACAGGCCTGTATAAAATGGAGGCGCGAATTGCGGGCCAAAATGATGGCGGGGAATTCCATCTTTCTTTGAATAAAGAAGCAATTACCTCAATTCAAACAACATCTTCTACCGGTGGATGGACAACGTTTGAAACTCAAACCGTAACTGACATAGCCTTAGAGAAAGGAGTACATACCATCACTTTTCATATTGACGGAGCAAGCTCTTTTAATATCAGTAGTATGACTTTTTCGAAATCAGGAAACCTTGATGACCTGGATGCTGTGGTGCTGAACGGAGAACTTGGTTTAAACGAATCCACCGTTGAATTAACGGCAAATCAAGACTTGGATGAAACTACAATAAATGGTTCATTAGATGACTTTACGCTTTTGGTGAACGACCAGGAAGCCCAATTGACATCTGTTGCGCTTGCCGAGGGTAAAAAGCGTACGCTGGTATTGGAAATTGATGGCAAATTGCTTTCAGGTGATGAGGTAAAACTAAGTTATAAAGGTACATCCGTCAAAACTACCTCAGGGAAAAGCCTGAATACTTTTGAAGACCTGGTATTAACTAATAATCTTCAGGAAAGATTTGCAATTCCGGGTAAAATTGAAGCCGAAAACTATTCAGCAATGAGCGGGCTTCAAACGGAAGACACAAGTGATGAAGGTGGAGGGAAGAATCTTGGATACACGGATCCGGGTGACTATGCTGACTACCTCATCAATGTATCGGAAACGGCTAAATTCACTTTTATTGCAAGAGCAGCCAGTCAATCTGCTGGCGGAAAAATAGGTATTTACCTACTGAATGAAGATGAAAGCGAATCTGAACTTCTTACCCTGGATCTACCTGTGACCGGAGGGTGGCAAAACTGGCAAAAAGTATTCGGAACCATTGATCTTTCAGAGGGCCATCATACTTTAAGAATGAAAGTTTTAACCGGAGGGTTCAACCTGAATTATATGGAAATAAAGGCTCTTGATACCGATCAGGACGGGGTTTCAGATATTGAAGATGAATGCCCGAACAGTAATCCAGGTGTGGAAGTAAATAATAAGGGATGTGAACTCTTTAAGATTGGTTATGACAATTTTACCATAATGGTAGAAGGTGAGACTTGTCGCGGAAATAATAATGGTCGTATCAGTGTAACAGCTGAAAAGTCATTCGAGTATACAGCTACTATTACAGGAGGGTCCGATGCTTCAAACAATTTTACGACCGAGACAGAGTTCAGTTCTTTGGAGGCAGGTTCTTATGAAATCTGCTTTACGGCATCTGAAGATGAGGAATTCATCCGGTGCTTCAATGTGGAAGTAACACAACCTGAGGACCTCAGTGTAAGCTCAAGCTTAAACCGGGAAACCTCAATTTTGACTTTAAAACTATCCGGATCAAAAAACTACCTTATATCATTGAACGGAAAGGAGTATAACACTTCTGAGGAATCTTTCAGTCTTACTCTGGAAGATTCAGAAAATCACCTTGTGGTGAAAACCGATCAGGACTGCCAGGGAGAATACAAAGAACTGATCCAGTTCAATTCAGCTCCTTATTTATATCCAAACCCTGTTAGAGATTACTTATATGTGTCTGCTGGAAATTTGTCTTCATCAGAAATGGAAATTCTAATTTATGATGTGACTGGGAAACTTGTGGAAAAATCATCCAAAAGGAATCAAAAAAGATCAATACAAATTGATACTTCAATGCTGTCCAATGGAATATTTTTCGTAAAAATTATTCATGAAAATCAAACATTTAACTATAAAATTTTAAAATAA
- a CDS encoding serine hydrolase domain-containing protein translates to MKQFLIVISLFVTFTALSQTKSIKNSPPLTEANPETVGMSEERLSYIDDAVMESIEKKEIPGAVALVARKGKIVYHKAFGMADYEAKRTLKKDDIFRIASQTKAITSTAVMMLWEEGKFRLDDPISKYIPEFKDPMVLDSLIEKDSSFVASKADKEITIRHLITHTSGIGYGFIDGDERFKKIYTKAGIIDGFTTQNVTIGENIRKLAKLPLHHNPGEKFTYSEGIDVLGYFIEIISGMPLDEFFKTRIFEPLDMDDTWFYLPKSKHKRLVALQTLKDAQWQNYPASDVYDPDYPITGAKAFFSGGAGLSSTAKDYATFLQMYLNQGELNGIRLLSRTTVQFMMANQIADLWGDSGTFHGLAFGVNGQKGQDKGGEGSIGSFWWGGYFNTMYWADPEEEVIGILMKQTMDVKEDNSGWKFRQVVGQAIDD, encoded by the coding sequence ATGAAACAATTTCTAATTGTAATCTCACTCTTTGTAACCTTTACTGCCCTAAGCCAAACCAAATCAATCAAAAATTCGCCACCCCTAACAGAGGCAAACCCGGAAACTGTAGGTATGTCTGAAGAAAGATTGTCCTATATTGACGATGCAGTTATGGAATCAATCGAGAAAAAAGAAATTCCCGGAGCCGTTGCCCTGGTGGCAAGAAAAGGTAAGATTGTATACCATAAAGCTTTCGGTATGGCAGATTATGAAGCCAAACGAACTTTAAAAAAAGACGATATCTTCAGAATTGCATCCCAAACCAAAGCCATAACCTCTACGGCGGTAATGATGTTGTGGGAGGAAGGCAAATTCAGGTTGGATGACCCTATTTCAAAATATATTCCTGAGTTTAAAGACCCAATGGTTCTGGATTCTTTGATCGAAAAAGATTCTTCGTTTGTTGCATCAAAAGCGGATAAGGAAATTACCATAAGACACCTCATTACGCATACTTCAGGTATTGGATACGGTTTTATTGATGGAGATGAACGGTTTAAAAAGATCTACACCAAGGCAGGGATCATTGACGGGTTTACTACCCAAAACGTTACGATTGGTGAAAACATTCGTAAACTCGCCAAACTACCCTTACATCACAATCCGGGAGAAAAATTTACCTACAGTGAAGGAATTGATGTATTGGGTTATTTCATAGAAATTATTTCGGGAATGCCTTTAGATGAGTTTTTCAAGACCAGGATCTTTGAACCGCTCGATATGGATGATACCTGGTTCTATCTACCTAAATCCAAACACAAACGCCTGGTTGCGTTGCAAACTTTAAAAGATGCTCAGTGGCAAAACTATCCGGCATCTGATGTATATGATCCGGATTACCCGATTACTGGAGCCAAGGCTTTCTTTTCAGGGGGCGCAGGATTGTCAAGTACAGCAAAAGACTACGCTACATTTTTACAGATGTACCTGAATCAGGGAGAGCTTAATGGGATCAGGTTGCTTAGCAGGACAACCGTTCAATTTATGATGGCCAATCAAATAGCTGATCTTTGGGGGGATTCTGGTACTTTCCATGGCCTGGCTTTTGGTGTCAATGGTCAAAAAGGACAGGATAAAGGAGGAGAGGGTAGCATCGGTTCCTTTTGGTGGGGAGGATATTTTAATACCATGTACTGGGCAGACCCTGAAGAAGAAGTTATTGGTATTCTAATGAAGCAGACCATGGATGTCAAAGAAGATAATTCGGGTTGGAAATTCAGGCAGGTCGTGGGACAGGCCATTGATGATTAA
- a CDS encoding DUF2721 domain-containing protein: MEQLTLTTPALLFSAISLIMLAYTNRFLAYAAVVRNLHDKYKKDKNRVFMQQIENLRKRLYLTRSMQIFGISSLLLCVLTMFLIYIEQHVIAIWIFGLALILLIISLGLLIREIQISVTALEHHLSDLEQKEGE, encoded by the coding sequence ATGGAACAACTTACGCTCACAACCCCTGCCTTACTGTTTTCAGCAATTTCCTTGATCATGCTGGCCTACACGAATCGTTTTTTAGCTTACGCAGCAGTCGTAAGAAACCTGCATGACAAGTATAAAAAAGATAAAAATAGGGTGTTTATGCAACAAATAGAGAATCTACGCAAACGACTTTATCTCACCCGGTCGATGCAGATTTTTGGTATAAGCAGCTTGCTTCTTTGCGTATTAACCATGTTTTTGATTTATATAGAGCAACATGTTATCGCCATATGGATATTTGGTTTAGCCCTTATTCTTTTAATTATTTCGCTTGGACTTCTTATCAGGGAAATTCAGATTTCAGTAACCGCCCTGGAACATCATTTAAGTGATCTTGAGCAAAAAGAAGGGGAATGA
- a CDS encoding Pycsar system effector family protein — MRQDPNNYWEQLERLEKLIRASELKAGIIFSFHSLIIGLFIDRIEQFQPVIETSKVFVVLSFLWIGSVLVSIYYCFKCFKPQLELKYDKNVFFFRDAVYGFGDAKEYTKKLMEVCNSEHEMFEQLSQQIHIESKIIDQKFICVQKSIKFFGLSFIFVIMALAFWLVTV; from the coding sequence ATGAGACAGGATCCTAACAATTATTGGGAGCAACTCGAACGCCTTGAAAAACTGATTCGCGCCTCGGAATTAAAGGCGGGAATTATCTTTTCTTTCCACAGTCTTATCATTGGACTTTTTATTGACCGTATAGAACAGTTTCAGCCTGTCATTGAAACAAGTAAGGTATTTGTGGTACTTTCCTTTTTGTGGATTGGTTCCGTATTGGTATCCATTTATTATTGTTTCAAATGTTTCAAACCTCAGCTGGAATTGAAGTATGATAAGAATGTTTTTTTCTTTCGTGATGCTGTTTACGGGTTTGGAGATGCTAAAGAATACACCAAAAAACTTATGGAAGTATGTAATAGTGAACATGAAATGTTTGAACAGTTAAGTCAGCAAATTCATATTGAAAGTAAAATTATTGACCAAAAGTTCATCTGCGTCCAAAAATCTATTAAGTTTTTTGGATTGAGCTTTATTTTCGTGATCATGGCCCTGGCTTTTTGGTTAGTTACCGTTTAA
- a CDS encoding HD domain-containing protein — translation MKGYYKLRKHILEILETKLSKDLHYHGIHHTVDALETSDKYLRHIKIAPEDAKLLRLGILFHDIGFTETTVDHEKKGAEIAQKMLKEYDFDQKSIHTITNLILATEIPQHPQTLLEQIICDVDLDYLGRSDFYKISDYLFEELKILIGLKDKNEWNKIQIRFLEKHQYHTEFAIKNRQPEKEKRIEELKNMVAEKNI, via the coding sequence ATGAAAGGATATTACAAGCTTCGAAAACACATTCTGGAAATCCTGGAAACCAAATTATCGAAGGATCTTCATTACCATGGGATTCATCACACCGTAGATGCTTTGGAGACCAGCGATAAATACTTAAGGCATATTAAGATCGCCCCAGAGGATGCCAAATTGTTGAGATTAGGTATATTATTTCATGACATCGGTTTTACGGAAACCACCGTGGATCATGAAAAAAAAGGTGCTGAAATAGCTCAAAAGATGTTAAAAGAATATGATTTTGATCAAAAATCTATCCATACCATTACCAATTTGATTCTTGCTACAGAAATTCCTCAGCATCCTCAGACTTTACTGGAACAGATTATATGCGATGTTGATCTTGATTATCTGGGGAGGTCTGATTTTTACAAGATTAGTGACTATCTTTTTGAAGAGCTTAAAATCTTAATAGGGCTAAAGGACAAAAATGAATGGAACAAAATTCAGATTCGTTTCCTGGAAAAACATCAATATCATACGGAGTTTGCCATTAAAAACAGGCAGCCTGAGAAAGAAAAAAGGATAGAAGAATTAAAAAATATGGTGGCAGAAAAAAATATTTGA
- a CDS encoding DUF2911 domain-containing protein, giving the protein MNYHYKNLQVIAFAFTFFMGVFITKAQINLPRGSQKATVSQTVGTSDVTIHYSRPSVKGREIWGKLVPYGMTNPGFGTASEAPWRAGADENTTITFSHNAKVGGKEIEAGTYGLHILVKDEDNATIIFSKDIDSWGSFFYDEESDALRVDITSREVPHKEWLTFEFGQITPTSATAALVWEKKEFPFTISFDVTDIVLSEFREKSKGQLGFSRQNWEQAARFSANNYGDLEEALGWVDGAISGNFYSQKTFNNLALKAQILRKMGNTEEYAALMNEAAQMANMNQLNTLGYQMMNAKDYESALKFFKLNVKNNPENANVHDSLGECYKTMGDKKNAVKYLKKSLALNPPANVKANSEKLLAELEAM; this is encoded by the coding sequence ATGAACTATCATTACAAAAATTTGCAAGTGATTGCATTTGCATTCACTTTTTTTATGGGTGTCTTCATAACCAAGGCACAGATCAATTTACCTCGTGGGAGTCAAAAAGCCACCGTTTCTCAAACCGTCGGAACCTCTGATGTAACAATTCATTATTCAAGGCCAAGTGTCAAAGGGCGAGAAATCTGGGGTAAACTTGTCCCTTACGGAATGACAAACCCGGGATTCGGAACCGCCAGTGAGGCTCCTTGGAGGGCAGGGGCTGACGAGAATACAACCATAACCTTTTCTCACAACGCCAAAGTTGGAGGTAAAGAAATCGAGGCAGGAACTTATGGATTACATATTCTTGTCAAAGATGAAGACAACGCCACGATCATTTTTTCGAAAGATATTGATTCATGGGGTAGCTTTTTTTACGATGAAGAAAGTGATGCTTTACGTGTAGATATCACATCCAGGGAGGTGCCTCATAAAGAATGGCTGACTTTTGAATTTGGCCAGATTACGCCTACGAGTGCTACTGCTGCTCTGGTTTGGGAGAAAAAAGAGTTTCCTTTTACCATATCCTTTGATGTTACTGATATCGTATTATCTGAATTCAGGGAAAAAAGTAAAGGGCAATTAGGTTTTAGTCGCCAGAACTGGGAACAGGCAGCTCGTTTTTCCGCCAACAACTACGGAGATCTTGAGGAAGCTTTAGGTTGGGTAGATGGTGCCATTTCGGGTAACTTTTACAGTCAGAAAACATTTAACAACCTCGCTCTAAAAGCCCAGATCCTAAGAAAAATGGGTAATACGGAAGAATACGCCGCCTTAATGAACGAAGCCGCTCAAATGGCGAATATGAATCAACTCAATACTTTGGGATATCAGATGATGAACGCAAAAGATTATGAAAGTGCATTAAAGTTCTTCAAATTAAACGTAAAGAATAATCCCGAAAATGCGAATGTTCACGACAGTCTGGGAGAATGTTATAAAACCATGGGAGATAAGAAAAATGCCGTGAAATACTTAAAGAAATCCCTTGCATTGAACCCTCCTGCCAATGTGAAGGCGAATTCTGAAAAGCTTCTGGCTGAACTCGAAGCCATGTAA